CATGCTATGTGGAGTCTTGAAAACAGAGGACAAAGGAACTTCGAGGAGCCCATGCTTTAACATTCTAAATCAATCATATACatatgaaaatggaaaaggaTTATATTAAACCGAGAACACACGTGATCTTGTATCTTTTACCGATTGTTCAATGTTATACTAACATTTTTTTCTTCATAGTATTGATACATCATTTTGgtaattcttttaatttggagTTTAGATTCTGGACTCCAAACCATAAATCCTGAACCCTTGATCCCATATTTTGAATCCTAAACCTTAGATCATGGACcttaaattttggactttaaaTACTGAACCTTAactttaaactttgaatcttgaaTCATGAACCCTGAACCCTTTGAGGTTCAAGGTTTAGGATTGAGAGTTTAGAttacaaaattatcaaaataacatgtcaataacatgaaaaaatattaaaataaaattaaataactaataaaaaatacaaaatgatgTAAGGTCCCTATTTTATGCAATTCTTTCtcataaaaatgagaaaaataatttccTTTAAATTTAACATTCGCGGTGCTTAGTTACTGGTATCAACATCGGCTATCGGCCGAAATTTAACAAGAATATGGAAAAACTAATAGCTTAAATAGAGAGTAAATAATAAgctgaaatatatataataattggaTGGTGTGTGAACAGATTGAAGCACCGTGGTCCTGATTGGAGTGGACTCTACCAACACGGAGACTGCTATTTGGCCCATCAACGCCTTGCCATCGTTGATCCTAATTCAGGTGACCAACCTCTCTTTAATGAAGACAAGAGTGTTGCTGTCACTGTAAGCCTCTCTCTCTATGTTTCAATAGTTGTACATCTTCAGCCTATATATGATGactcatttttaacttttcaaaaatttaagggcTAATTTATGTGGTGAAAACTAGGTGAATGGGGAGATTTACAACCACGAACAACTGAGGAAGAAGTTGGTAAACCACAAATTCAGGTCTGGCAGTGATTGTGATGTTATTGCCCATCTGGTAAAACTCCCCATTGCGAAACTTTTGAGGGATACAACTGATTTGGGGTgcaattttttcaaatataaaaattgtttCTTAAACTTGTACTATATTACAGTATGAGGAGTATGGGGAAGACTTTGTGGACATGTTGGATGGAATCTTCTCATTTGTGTTGCTAGATGCCCGTGACAATAGCTTCATTGTTGCTCGTGATGCTATTGGGATCACCTCCCTCTATATCGGCTGGGGCCTTGATGGTATTACATCTTGCTTTCTCTAATAGAATTTATTTTAGTTAGCCGTTGTTTTACGATTTTGACACTCTTCAGTTCACTActgatatttatagtaattgaCCGCTCGCGATAGAAAATGTATGTGGGGCTTTGAGGAGACTGGTTTTGCTAAGTTGTTTTACTTGTTATATATATTCAGGTTCGATTTGGGTATCATCAGAGTTGAAAGGATTGAATGATGCTTGTGAACAGTTTGAGAGCTTTCCGCCTGGACACATGTACACTAGCAAATCAAGAGGACTCAGGAGGTGGTACAATCCACCCTGGTTCTCTGACTCTATTCCATCGGTTCCATATGATCCGTTTGTTCTCAGACATGCACTTGAGAATGTAAGAATGAAGAGTTGCTATCTGAAAAACATTGGACACCTACATTAAACCAAGAAACAATTTTTTGTTCTTTGGCTTTCTGTAAGTTTATCTTACGTGTTATATGTGATATATTTGTAGGCTGTGATCAAAAGGCTAATGACTGATTTCCCTTTTGGAGTTTTGCTATCCGGAGGCCTTGATTCTTCATTGATTACTTCTATAACGGCTCGGTACTTGGCTGCTACCAAGGCTGCCAAACACGGGGGAAAGCTCCATTCTTTCTGTATCGGCCTAGAGGTAGTCTAATAGTATAGGATGAATCCTTTCAAGTACAGCTTTAAAGGATTCAGTTGGTCTTAAAATTTGCTTATCGATATCTCTGCAGGGTTCACCCGATTTGAAAGCTGCAAGGGAGGCTGCAGATTATTTGGGCACTGTCCATCATGAGTTTCACTTCACCGTTCAAGTACTGACCCAAGATTTAGTATTAGTTTTAATTCAAGCATGGGCATCTAACTTTGCTAATTTTCACTCCGATGTGGCAGGATGGAATTGATGCGATTGAAGATGTTATCTACCACATTGAAACCTATGATGTGACCACAATCAGGGCAAGCACTCCTATGTTTTTGATGGCACGGAAGATCAAATCACTAGGAGTGAAGATGCTTATTTCTGGTGAAGGAGCCGATGAGGTTTTTGGTGGATATTTGTATTTCCACAAGGCACCAAATAAGGAAGAATTCCACCGTGAAACTTGCCGCAAGGTACTTGGTAGTCACCACTTCAATTACCACCATTGGAATCCGAAAGCAATGATTTAACAGAaacctagttttttttttttttggatacaTTTGTCCAGATCAAAGCACTTCATCAGTATGATTGCCTGAGAGCTAACAAAGCAACATCAGCTTGGGGATTGGAGGTTCGAGTACCTTTCTTAGACAAAGAATTTCTCAACGTTGCCATGTCTATAGACCCCAAATCAAAGATGGTATGTAAACaagtattatttttagtaaaaaggACCAGCATATTGTTCCTAGAAAAGCTTGGTTTGTTCATCAATGGGAGAGATTTAGACTGATCAAGAAAGCTTCTCCATGTTATGAATCAGATCAAAAAGGATGAAGGACGCATTGAGAAGTGGGTTCTTAGAAAGGCATTTGATGATGAGGAGTGTCCATATCTGCCTAAGGTCATATaacatcttttttatttcttaattttagaGTTAGTACCCAAATAAACTCTCCTCTTCTATTTGATGCCCTGCAGCATATCTTGTATCGACAGAAAGAACAATTTAGTGATGGCGTTGGTTATAGTTGGATCGATGGTCTTAAGGCGCATGCTGCGGATCATGTAAAAACTGCCTTCTTATTGCTTTCAATTGAATAACTATCTATC
The sequence above is drawn from the Gossypium hirsutum isolate 1008001.06 chromosome A05, Gossypium_hirsutum_v2.1, whole genome shotgun sequence genome and encodes:
- the LOC107959205 gene encoding asparagine synthetase [glutamine-hydrolyzing] 1 isoform X1, encoding MCGILAVLGCSDDSQTKRARVLELSRRLKHRGPDWSGLYQHGDCYLAHQRLAIVDPNSGDQPLFNEDKSVAVTVNGEIYNHEQLRKKLVNHKFRSGSDCDVIAHLYEEYGEDFVDMLDGIFSFVLLDARDNSFIVARDAIGITSLYIGWGLDGSIWVSSELKGLNDACEQFESFPPGHMYTSKSRGLRRWYNPPWFSDSIPSVPYDPFVLRHALENAVIKRLMTDFPFGVLLSGGLDSSLITSITARYLAATKAAKHGGKLHSFCIGLEGSPDLKAAREAADYLGTVHHEFHFTVQDGIDAIEDVIYHIETYDVTTIRASTPMFLMARKIKSLGVKMLISGEGADEVFGGYLYFHKAPNKEEFHRETCRKIKALHQYDCLRANKATSAWGLEVRVPFLDKEFLNVAMSIDPKSKMIKKDEGRIEKWVLRKAFDDEECPYLPKHILYRQKEQFSDGVGYSWIDGLKAHAADHVSDKMMVNASCIFPHNTPKTKEAYYYRMIFERFFPQNSARLTVPGGASVACSTAKAVEWDVAWKNNLDPSGRAALGVHLSAYAMCKSPVL
- the LOC107959205 gene encoding asparagine synthetase [glutamine-hydrolyzing] 1 isoform X2 — its product is MLDGIFSFVLLDARDNSFIVARDAIGITSLYIGWGLDGSIWVSSELKGLNDACEQFESFPPGHMYTSKSRGLRRWYNPPWFSDSIPSVPYDPFVLRHALENAVIKRLMTDFPFGVLLSGGLDSSLITSITARYLAATKAAKHGGKLHSFCIGLEGSPDLKAAREAADYLGTVHHEFHFTVQDGIDAIEDVIYHIETYDVTTIRASTPMFLMARKIKSLGVKMLISGEGADEVFGGYLYFHKAPNKEEFHRETCRKIKALHQYDCLRANKATSAWGLEVRVPFLDKEFLNVAMSIDPKSKMIKKDEGRIEKWVLRKAFDDEECPYLPKHILYRQKEQFSDGVGYSWIDGLKAHAADHVSDKMMVNASCIFPHNTPKTKEAYYYRMIFERFFPQNSARLTVPGGASVACSTAKAVEWDVAWKNNLDPSGRAALGVHLSAYAMCKSPVL